One stretch of Acidobacteriota bacterium DNA includes these proteins:
- a CDS encoding RNA polymerase sigma factor: MNVQTILKSGQRFLLDSGYILKRSSICVEQCFRRRRRLNSGQYPFCRRHVGAKGKREYRRRSYATGRGKSVAGRKILSEIAPMNDYLYMEQDWFRPGAKSTQDDLYQEVAKAYGAALDRLARAYEADADKRKDLLQEIHFALWRSFAGYGFRCSLRTWVYRVAHNTATSYVMRQRRRRSETLISLQEIEMIADSEEVDLAADRHKTLERLLNLIQRLKPLDRQVMLSYLEGVDAGSIGEIVGISPANVATRIHRLKSILINRFRRRMKP, encoded by the coding sequence ATGAATGTGCAAACTATTCTGAAGTCAGGGCAGCGTTTCCTGCTTGACTCGGGATACATCCTCAAGCGTAGCTCGATATGCGTCGAGCAGTGTTTTCGTCGCCGCCGCCGGCTGAATTCGGGGCAATACCCTTTTTGCCGCCGCCACGTAGGAGCGAAAGGCAAGCGGGAGTATCGAAGACGTTCCTACGCAACCGGGCGGGGCAAGTCCGTGGCCGGGCGCAAAATACTGTCAGAAATTGCTCCGATGAATGACTACCTATATATGGAGCAAGATTGGTTCCGGCCCGGTGCAAAGTCTACCCAGGATGATCTCTACCAAGAGGTTGCCAAAGCCTATGGAGCCGCGCTGGACCGATTGGCCAGAGCCTATGAAGCTGACGCCGACAAGCGGAAGGATCTCCTACAGGAAATTCACTTTGCACTGTGGCGAAGCTTCGCAGGTTACGGTTTCCGATGTTCACTTCGTACTTGGGTCTACCGTGTCGCTCACAATACGGCTACATCGTATGTCATGCGGCAGCGTCGCCGCCGGTCTGAGACTCTCATCAGTCTGCAGGAGATCGAGATGATTGCGGATAGCGAGGAAGTCGATCTGGCTGCTGACCGACACAAGACCCTGGAGAGGCTTTTGAACTTGATCCAGCGGCTCAAGCCGCTCGACCGCCAGGTGATGCTATCGTACCTCGAGGGAGTGGACGCTGGGTCGATCGGTGAGATCGTTGGTATTTCACCAGCCAACGTCGCAACAAGAATCCATCGATTGAAGAGTATTTTGATCAACCGTTTTCGCCGGAGAATGAAACCATGA
- a CDS encoding M23 family metallopeptidase, giving the protein MTEAPVSRFRSLLRWALPVLLAVLLLPSWILFFSRGMLAVYGWLALISVGQLLAPLTILVLMMHAIRKRRFSRPMWVASALALVALWPGLWSFGVLMMAFPYDIERSVPPATVRLPSNEPVRVAWGGDRLAVNYHVSTPDQRWAYDLVVEPAAHGSEDPEDYGCYGTPVVAPVSARVHYSTDGAPDHTPGAVSNDMQNPTGNTVVLALDTETYLVIAHLKTGSVLVGAGDQVQEGEPIGACGNSGNTSEPHIHIHHQRQDPRNRPLNFSEGLPLYFRDHDGAAMPEGGVKISNGKVTLAGAKVKHSLTE; this is encoded by the coding sequence ATGACCGAAGCACCCGTAAGCCGATTCAGATCCCTGTTGCGTTGGGCTCTGCCCGTCCTGCTGGCCGTCTTGCTGCTTCCCTCCTGGATACTTTTCTTCTCCAGAGGCATGCTGGCCGTCTACGGCTGGCTGGCGCTCATCAGCGTCGGCCAACTCCTCGCTCCCCTGACCATTCTGGTACTGATGATGCATGCCATCCGCAAGCGTCGCTTCAGCCGGCCGATGTGGGTCGCTTCGGCCCTGGCGCTGGTGGCCCTTTGGCCCGGTCTGTGGAGTTTCGGCGTGCTTATGATGGCTTTTCCCTACGATATCGAACGGTCGGTGCCGCCGGCGACCGTTCGCCTACCCTCCAACGAGCCTGTCCGCGTTGCCTGGGGAGGTGATCGCCTGGCTGTCAACTATCACGTATCGACACCCGATCAACGCTGGGCTTATGATCTCGTCGTCGAACCGGCAGCGCACGGCTCGGAAGATCCGGAGGACTACGGTTGTTACGGAACGCCGGTGGTTGCGCCCGTGTCCGCGCGGGTGCACTACTCCACCGATGGAGCGCCCGACCATACGCCGGGCGCTGTCAGCAACGACATGCAAAACCCGACCGGCAATACGGTCGTGCTCGCTCTCGACACGGAGACCTATCTCGTCATCGCGCACCTCAAGACAGGTAGCGTTCTGGTAGGGGCCGGGGACCAGGTTCAGGAGGGCGAACCTATCGGTGCCTGCGGCAACTCGGGCAACACCAGCGAACCCCACATTCACATCCACCATCAACGGCAGGATCCACGGAATCGCCCTCTCAACTTCTCCGAAGGACTGCCACTCTATTTTCGCGACCACGACGGAGCGGCTATGCCGGAGGGTGGTGTCAAAATCAGCAATGGAAAAGTCACTTTGGCCGGAGCCAAGGTGAAACACTCTCTGACCGAATGA